Part of the Lolium rigidum isolate FL_2022 chromosome 6, APGP_CSIRO_Lrig_0.1, whole genome shotgun sequence genome, GGCGCGTCAGGAGTTTGACCGTATGTCGCGGAGAGATGTCGTGGCATGGAGCACTATGATTGCCGGTTATGCGCAGAATGGCAGGCCACATGAGTCTCTAGAGCTGTTTGAGAGGATGAAGGCAACCGATTGCAGGCCAAATGAAGTGACACTTGTTGGCGTGCTGTCTGCGTGTGCTCAGTTGGGTTCTGATGAACTAGTAGAGCAGATTGGGGACTACGCCGAGAGCCAAAGACTGCCACTTACAAGTTACCTAGGATCCGCACTAATCGACATGTATACCAGGTGTGGGCATGTCGGCCGAGCCCGAGGTGTCTTCGACCGGATGGAGCAAAAGGGGGTCATCACTTGGAACTCCATGATCAGAGGCCTAGCAATGAACGGATTTGCAGAAGACGCGATCGGCTTGTATGAAAAGATGGAGGAGGACGGGGTCCAGCCTAACGAGATCACCTTTGTGGCGCTGCTGGCAGCGTGCACACATGCTGGCTTGATAGACCAAGGCATGTCATTCTTCGAAGAGATGAAAAGGAAACACCGTGTTTCCCCTCAAGTGGAGCATTGCGCATGCATAGTGGACCTCCACTGTAAATCAGGAAGACTGTGGGAGGCGTACAAGTTCGTCTGTGACATGGAGGTCGAACCAAATGCAGTGATATGGACCACTCTGCTCAGTGCCTGCAGAGTCCATGCTGACGTTaagctcgccaagctcgccgcgaGCAAGCTCCTGTTAATGGAGCCCGACAACTCGTCGATCTACGTCCTCCTGTCCAACATCTACGCCGATGCCGGTCTCTGGGGTGATGTGAGGGAGATAAGGGACCTGATGAGGAGCAAGAACGTGCAGAAGCTGTCCGCCTACAGTTGGATAAAGCTGGACGGTgaggtgcacaagttcttggtgcAAGACACATATCACCCGAAATCAGCCGAGATTTACGAGGTTGTCGACAGCCTGGGGTTGCTGCTGGACCGAGCCGACTCAGATCCCGACCTGCTAGTTTCACAGTTTTGTTGAACAACACTATGGATCCCATGACTTGATCCTCACATAGCAGAAGTAGAATGTAGATTGTGTTTTGTGCTTTGGTTTTGATTCAATTAGCTTAAGGCTGGTTCCCGTGCCTGCTGGCCGCATCCCTAGGTCATCGCCTTCGACTCCTGCTTCGAATCCCTCCGTCCGCCAGCATCCTCCCTGATCTACCAGCGGGCTAGCAAGCTATGCAGCACTGCCGTCCGCAGCATGAAGGCAATTGCAGTTTTCTTGCTCCTGCAGATGCTCGATCTTGACAAGCAAGGACTCGGATGTCAATTCCTATCTCCCAAAGGGGCATCAAAGTTAACAATGGCCTGAAAAATTCTTTCCAAAACGATCTCTCGATTCAGGTTACAGGTATGTGTACAAGTCGATCCAGTGTAGTTTTGAACCGATCCTTTTTTAGACATGTCCTCACATATTCAGTGTGTTTGATAAATGACTCTAGGTGGTAGAGTAAACAGTGGAGCTGTTCAGTAATATATCCTCATGACTCTCAATcaagaactatcattggaattccATAAACCTGCAACGTTATTATTTGTGTATATATTTGATGATCATGATATATGGAGTGCAACCTTGAGTTGCATCGAAATACTTTGATCATGCAGGTAGGTATTTTTTCTGTCAACAGGGTGTAATTATGTCATCTATTTTGGATAGCGATCAGAATCTAATAACAGTGACTTTTGTCCATTAAGCAGATCTTCAAATAATGCAAACTCTGCATTCTCATCATTTCTTCATATGATTTCATTCAATTCCGAAATCGCAGTCCTAAAGTTTGATGAAGAAATTTCTTATTTTTCTGTAAATGACATGGTTGACATACACTTTTTTAATCTTAGTCGCCGGGGATGTTATTTGTGCTTCATGAAGATTGATTTTCAGGTGCTAAACTTCATCTGTGAGACTGAGATGTGTCGAAGGTGAGATGGGGAAGGGAATTTTGTTCTGGTTATGCCCCCATCCTTTATTTCGTGCTATGCTGGTTGCTGATCATGTGCAGTGGTTGACGAGCAGATATATGTTTATGGCAGTTCTTGAGCCCTTTTCCAGGGTAAATAAATCTTGTGCTGCCAGTGGTTTGATATTAAACTCCGGGCAGTTATGGTTACTTCGTACATTTCAATTCTCTTGGTACGTATATGCTTTAATTACACAATTGTTCTGTGTATAGAGGTGTGAAGCTACAAGAGGGTAGCTTAGCCACTGAAGAGTCAAATTGTGACGTCGTGTTAAATGGTTAGTTGAGCCCGTGAATGCGTGAGATGTTTCAAGTAGTGTTCTTTTAtgaaatggtttttttttttgcgggaacaACCAAGTCCTCTGGATCCCGATATCGAGATGAGCCCGATGCTGCCGGTGGTACGCTGCCGCCGCTGCACCCCTTGATAGCTTGGATCAGGTACAGCCCCTCCTCCGATGGCGGGAAGTCGATTTCTAAGTTGTAGAGATggttgatactccctccgtccaggaTAACTAGGCCTCTAGTGGAAATCTATTTGTCCAGAAACTCCACCTCCACAAGGCCTGTTAGAATTAATTGCTCCTAAATCACTGGACCTAATTATGGCTAATCCCCTCCACCACcgtttcctctctctctcccgaGCCGTTTCTTTCCGTGTGAACAGCTTGCTTCAATCTCTCTGTGTGAACAGCTTGTGCATGCATGGACTAAAACTCGCGCGGATCTCTTTCGGGTTTTTTGCTCCATCGATGCGACGTTTTGCATGGCCGAAATTATGGGTTTTTATTGCCAAATTATCGAAACTGCAGCTGACTGGTGGAATCGGCAGTTTTAGGCTCCAGGAAACAACGCCAATAAGCTGCTGCCTTGGTTGCGATGATTTTCGTAGGAGGCCTAGTTATCCTGGACGGATGGAGTAATAAAAGAACTATGGCAGCGTACCTATTTTGACATGCTATTGCTAATCAGCTTGTTAGTAGCGTGCTCCATTTAGGCACCCAAACCCTTAATAGTAGCGTGCCGCCCTGTTTTGGCATGCTACTGCTAATTTCTAGGATTTGCACCCACCCTGCCCCAGATTGATATCGTCTTTATCAGTTTTGAAAAAAAGttagaaaattaaaaaataaaatcattcgaGATGGGCATGTGTTATGTCTACTTTaaagaaaattaacaaacatgaattgaaCTATTTTGCAAAATGGTgccatgtttcggtaaaatggcTTTAGATTTTGCATGATGAAAAGTTTTTTATATGAAATGTATCTACAAAAAAATTTATATTTGATTTCAACCACCTACGACTGTCTACCGATTTTCTACAATCCAAAAAATCGAATAGGAAAACAGTACGTTTTGAGGTTTAAGATTTCgatgaaaaaaattcaaatctgaaaaatttcAAAAAGAATCACTTTTCCACTTCTCCACCCTCTCCCCTCGTCCTCTTTCACTTCTCCACCTTATCCCCtcctcttcttccacttctccacccctttttctcatcctcttccacttctccaccttctcccctccgccgccgcctcctcctcctcttcaccttctccacattctttcccctcctcctcctctttcactTTTCCAACGTCTTCTTCGGTGAGGATGACCACCTGCTCCCTGACGACTACAACCACctcctctccggcaacggcgaccacctcctccccgacGATGGTGACCACCGCCTCATCGACGATGTTGACCACCTCCTCTCCGGCAACACCGACCACCTCCAACGCTATGCTCCGATGCGCACCTCCGACGCCCTTCtccatctcctctcctctcctagaTCTCGTGAACTCCACGAGGAGGCAACAAGGATTCGATTGCTTTCTTTTGGTTTTTAGGGTGTTCTGTGTAAAATCACATGGACAACTAGACATTGTCCTAGCTTTTTctaaaaattgcaaaaaaaatagCAGTGGACCGAAAATGTGCGCGCGATTTGTAAGTTAATAGTAGCGTGCCAAAATTGACACGACGGCTACCTCTTGTACCATGCTCGGGCTTGAAGGCGAGCCACGTTGCATGCCCGTCTGTCAACGGGCCTTTGTGTGCCAGGCACGTGAAGCActgggcaaaacctatacaccgaccaggtcggtggctaccggccaccgcacatctCCTGGTCgggtttgggccaggcccatttgtgtGTGTTTAGCCTGTAGTAGTttgattttccttttcttttttcttttctggttcctttttttgtttttattttctatttctgttttctgttttgtttatattttcagatttgaaaattttaattttaaaaaattgttcaaattgagaaaatgtttaaattcaaaaacgttcaaatctgaaaaccattcaaatctgaaaaccgttcaaatttgaaatctgttaaaaaaatcaaattcgaaaatataaacaaaatgcttaaattcaaaaatgttcaaatttgaaaaccgtttaaatttgaaatatattcaaaatatttcaaatgcaaaaatattcaaattcgaaaaatattcaaattttaaatttattcaatttttagaaagtttagattcaaaatttattcatattcagcaaaacataaatgaaatagcagaagaaaaggagagaaaagTTACTGAACCGGCCCGGCCCAGTACTCCCGCCTGGGATGTGCGGACGATTAACTTAATGGGCCGAGCCCATGTACGCCCGGggggtgtgtgtgcgcgcgcggtGCGTTCACTGCTACCGATCAGCTCGGTGCATAGCACCTCCCAAAGCATCCTCATcctcaacaaagcaaaaaaaaaacagctaCCACGGAACGAAACCCTCGCTCTGTCTCGTGATAGAGAGGCGGCGCCGCTCGGTCCGACGCTTCCGATATCCTTCCTCCGGCGACCGGAGCAACCACTCCGCCTCCGTCCCAAGCCCTCCTCCTTCGTCCGAGGTCTCCTCCGCCCGCGTCCTCCTTCGCCAGAACTCAACTCCGCCTCCATCCTCCTTCCGTCGAGCTCCAATACGCCACCTCGAGGCTCTTCTCCCCTCCGGCGACGGTGGTCAGGCGACCCAGGTTATCCCCTTCACCTCTTCCACGTTATTCCTTCCCCCCTTTCATTCCTTTTCCCGCACTGAAGAGCTCGTTGAACCAGATCCGAAAGTTCGCTACAGCTCAACCTTGTTGCTCCAGATCGAGATCGAGAACGTGAGCTGATTTATTAGGCTATTAGCTGGTCATGCTGGCATTAGGCTATTAGCTGTTCGTGCCTGCTTGATCTGCCGTTGTATTTAGGCTGCTGATAATTCTTGATTGTTTCATGTGTAACACCTGCTGCAAGTTGCAAATAAATATGATTGATTTTTTTCCTGTTCAAAACAAAGTACGTAGGTACACGGTTGTAGCCTTATTATAAGCTCTAACAATGTTTGAGCTAGGACTGTCATGTAGCATGTTCATCTTatcttcatcttttttttttattcCCTGTTCGTGTTTTGGATTAAGATTTGTGTACATGGACAGCTAGCAATCAGGCTGGCAGTGCTAGTGAGTGGTTCTttacaaatttgaacggtttcctGAGGATCTACTTATTTTATATGTGTACTAGATTTGACTTGCGGTGACATGGGGTAGTAGCAGCATTAGGACCTAGAAGAAGCCAGACTTGGAGCTAGTGTCGTATTATCCTGAGTTATGTATTTGAAATAATGAATCACTCCATGCGCGTACCATGTTGTTTTGCTTTGCTGTTGGTGTGCAACTGAACCGTGCGTGTAATATTTTTTTCTAGCTTATTGTCTGGTTGTTGCCCTTGTAGATATGACCATTGTGCAaggactgattttttttttgtcgtGTCCTTGTGGTGCAGTTGATACCATCACCTTGCTGGATTAATTGTCCCGGAAGTGTCGCTGGATTAATTGTCCCGGAAGTCAGCTCGACGATCTGAAAGGAGGAAAACCTCGAGTTGCAGGTACGCTCCAATGTAGTGCACTGATTTTTCTATAGGTATCTGGAAAGAAGTCTACTATTGCAAGGAATGTCAAATTGTTCTATTGGATTAAATTTGTAGTCATAGTTGATTAAGTTTAGCTGTTGTAGAGCCGAACTAATTATGCAAACAGTTCTTCATTTGCTTGTTTTGTGCATTTCTGCTTGGACGTTTTGAGTTTTGTCTTTACCGGTAGTACCAGCAGAGCTTATCGGCTGGTTTGAGTCAAGCAAAGATTTAATTCTCTAAGCCGCCGCAGTACTAGAAGCTACTCGTATATACAGACTATATTTTTTGTTGACCCAAAGCTAGCACTACTAGGTGCAGTGGATGCATGCAGTGCATCTAATAGCATATAATTGATTGGTTCGACCGGAACAACACAGAAAAATTCACTTATGCAAGCACGATTCACATGACATCTCTGAAGAATTATTTTCTTTGGACATCTCTGAAGAATGTGCTGCAGCTACATTGCATCATCACAACTAGTGTGCTGCAGTTATTAATCCATTTCTGTATTAATAATTCCATGTGTATGGCATGATCGTCCCCTGTTAGTTTCTTTTGTGGAAATTTCGAGGTTTACATCTCTGAAGAATTATTTTCTTCATAATAATTCGTAGTGCACTAGCTTCCAGTTGTGCTAGCACTAGCTTATAGATCTCTTACTATTCTCTGCCACATTCTAAAAGGAAGCAAATCATGTGCCAGCCAACATAGTGAAACACGACTTTATGCTCATATTTTATAGTACTGCTCAATTGATGTCATAGACAGACTTAAGGACACTCCAACTCCATTGACCTAGTTAATACTTGATCTCTATACATTAAGATAGAGGGGATCTTAGGCAAGCTCGAAGTAGAATACTTTATGCTCATATTTTATAGTACTGCTCAATTAATATGTCATATCTATATCAAGTATTAACTAGATCAATGGAGTTTGAGTGTCCTTATAAAATATGAGCATAAATTTGTGTTTCACACTTTCACTATGTTGGCTGGCACATGATTTGCTTCCTTTTAGATTTTTTGACTTGTGATATGTGTAGCCAATTTTAATATATTTGCTCTGCATTAGCTTGATGACTGTATACTTGGTATCATTTTTTCACTGGAGAACTTTTAAGATACTTACTGAGTGTGGTTCTGTATGTTCTTCAGTTATTGTGGGACTATCTATCTGCTTGAACTTTCTTTTCCCAAATGAAAAAGAACTTCCAATATGAACAAGCCAATAACCTTTCCTTGTATGCTTAATTGTTCTATCTGTGCTGCAAAATTCTTTTCAAATATCTGAGAACGGAACTACATGCATATTAACATAGAATGCTTTATTATTACTAGACTGTCATAGTTCACAGTCGGTACTGTGTTTAAAAGTATGCTGTTTTCTGTAAATTCACTTCCACAATCAAATCAATGTTTTAGTAGTTAGTGATTGTGGCTatcatttctttttctctttttggacCGTAATTGCTCGCCCAGTTTGGGTATCATTAATGCAACTTTGGTCTAACAATTAAGTCTATGCAGTATCTGCAGTCAATATTTTGATCGAGTTCTCCTATTTCATTTGATTCATTTACAATCGTTTCTATGGGGTGTGCAGCTGATTTCTTTTTTTAATTTCAAGCCCCTCATATTCTGTTGGTGTGCGTGTTTGACTGTTTACAGGTGAACTAGTCTCCTCCAGGATCTAACAAGATGTCTGAGAGCCAGGAAACTGATAGAAACATTGAAATCTGGAAGATTAAGAAGCTAATAAAGGCACTGGAATCAGCTAGAGGCAATGGCACAAGCATGATCTCTCTTATTATGCCTCCACGTGATCAGGTTGCTCGAGTGGCAAAGATGTTAGGCGATGAGTATGGTACTGCTTCAAATATTAAGAGTAGAGTGAATCGCCAATCTGTTTTGGGTGCCATCACCTCAGCTCAGCAGAGGCTGAAGCTCTATAACAGAGTTCCTCCCAATGGTTTGGTTCTCTACACTGGAACCATTGTTACTGATGATGGAAAGGAAAAGAAAGTTACCATTGACTTTGAGCCATTCAAGCCTATAAATGTGTCGCTGTACCTTTGTGATAACAAATTCCACACTGAGGCTTTAAATGAGCTCTTGGAATCTGATGACAAGTTTGGCTTCATTGTTATGGATGGTAACGGCACTCTTTTTGGCACACTGAGTGGAAATACCCGTGAGGTGCTTCACAAATTCACTGTTGATCTCCCAAAGAAGCATGGTAGAGGAGGGCAGTCAGCTTTACGTTTTGCTCGTCTTCGGATGGAAAAGCGTCATAACTATGTCCGAAAAACTGCTGAGCTTGCTACTCAGTTTTTCATCAATCCAGCTACAAGTCAGCCTAATGTCTCTGGACTAATTCTTGCTGGTTCTGCTGATTTCAAGACAGAGCTGAGCCAATCTGATATGTTTGATCAGAGACTTCAAGTTAAGATACTTAATGTGGTTGATGTTTCTTACGGTGGTGAGAATGGTTTCAACCAAGCTATTGAGTTGTCAGCTGAGATTCTAGCAAATGTGAAGTTCATACAGGAGAAGAAGTTAATTGGCAAGTATTTTGAAGAGATCAGTCAAGATACTGGAAAatatgtctttggtgttgatgacaCTCTGAAGGCTCTTGAAATGGGTGCTGTTGAGACTCTTATAGTGTGGGAGAATCTTGATATCAACAGATATGCGCTGAAGCACAGTGTCTCTGGGGAAATTATTGTCAAACATCTGAACAAAGAGCAGGAAGCGGACCAGAGTAATTTCCGCGATGCTGAGACTAATGCTGAGTTGGAAGTTCAGGAAAAAATCTCTTTGTTGGAATGGTTCGCTAACGAGTACAAGAAGTTTGGTTGCTCGCTTGAGTTTGTCACTAACAAATCACAGGAGGGATCTCAGTTCTGTAGAGGATTTGGTGGCATTGGTGGTATGCTGCGCTATCAGCTAGACATTCGGTCTTTTGATGAGGCTTCCGATGACGAGGGTTTGTACGAAGACTCTGATTAGCAATCAGCCAATCAAATGACTCAGCT contains:
- the LOC124661314 gene encoding eukaryotic peptide chain release factor subunit 1-3; the protein is MSESQETDRNIEIWKIKKLIKALESARGNGTSMISLIMPPRDQVARVAKMLGDEYGTASNIKSRVNRQSVLGAITSAQQRLKLYNRVPPNGLVLYTGTIVTDDGKEKKVTIDFEPFKPINVSLYLCDNKFHTEALNELLESDDKFGFIVMDGNGTLFGTLSGNTREVLHKFTVDLPKKHGRGGQSALRFARLRMEKRHNYVRKTAELATQFFINPATSQPNVSGLILAGSADFKTELSQSDMFDQRLQVKILNVVDVSYGGENGFNQAIELSAEILANVKFIQEKKLIGKYFEEISQDTGKYVFGVDDTLKALEMGAVETLIVWENLDINRYALKHSVSGEIIVKHLNKEQEADQSNFRDAETNAELEVQEKISLLEWFANEYKKFGCSLEFVTNKSQEGSQFCRGFGGIGGMLRYQLDIRSFDEASDDEGLYEDSD
- the LOC124663214 gene encoding pentatricopeptide repeat-containing protein At1g08070, chloroplastic-like, translated to MSALPYTVITEQTLPPPPRPQLSRRAPPASTSRAARHLFDAVPRPTPALCGMLLSALSRLSSHQELLQALSSMHRKGANVPAGCVPLVVKSCALSAASCQGRQVHCHALVRGLLGDVFVHTALVDFYAKIGDMGSAVRVFEEMPVKDPIPMNCLITGYSKAGDVAKARELFDGMSRRTSASWNSIIACYSHRGEFQEALTLFDRMLGEGARPNAITITTVFSICAKSGDLDTGKRVRALVGEEDLQNVIVHTALMEMYVKCRAIDEARQEFDRMSRRDVVAWSTMIAGYAQNGRPHESLELFERMKATDCRPNEVTLVGVLSACAQLGSDELVEQIGDYAESQRLPLTSYLGSALIDMYTRCGHVGRARGVFDRMEQKGVITWNSMIRGLAMNGFAEDAIGLYEKMEEDGVQPNEITFVALLAACTHAGLIDQGMSFFEEMKRKHRVSPQVEHCACIVDLHCKSGRLWEAYKFVCDMEVEPNAVIWTTLLSACRVHADVKLAKLAASKLLLMEPDNSSIYVLLSNIYADAGLWGDVREIRDLMRSKNVQKLSAYSWIKLDGEVHKFLVQDTYHPKSAEIYEVVDSLGLLLDRADSDPDLLVSQFC